The Xanthobacter flavus genome includes a window with the following:
- a CDS encoding response regulator transcription factor — protein sequence MPNAWKILVVEDDPELRDALIEQLALQDEFEPVGADTAGGAVEQAKNGAIDLVIMDVGLPDMDGRDAVRQMRRNGFKAPILMLTGHDTDSDTIMGLEAGANDYIVKPFRFAVLLARLRAQMRSHEASEDAVFAIGPYSFRPGAKLLLTERGSKIRLTEKETAILRYLYRAGKNPVPRETLLQEVWGYNSGVTTHTLETHIYRLRQKIEPDPSNPTLLATQAGGYKLVP from the coding sequence ATGCCCAATGCGTGGAAAATCCTGGTGGTCGAGGACGACCCGGAGCTGCGCGATGCGCTGATCGAGCAGCTCGCGCTCCAGGACGAATTCGAACCCGTGGGCGCGGACACCGCCGGCGGCGCCGTCGAGCAGGCGAAGAACGGGGCCATCGACCTCGTCATCATGGACGTGGGCCTGCCCGACATGGACGGGCGCGACGCCGTGCGCCAGATGCGCCGCAACGGCTTCAAGGCGCCCATCCTGATGCTGACCGGCCACGACACCGACAGCGACACCATCATGGGGCTCGAGGCCGGCGCCAACGATTACATCGTGAAGCCGTTCCGCTTCGCGGTGCTGCTCGCCCGCCTGCGTGCCCAGATGCGCTCGCACGAAGCGAGCGAGGATGCGGTGTTCGCCATCGGTCCCTATTCCTTCCGGCCGGGGGCCAAGCTCCTCCTCACCGAGCGCGGCTCCAAGATCCGCCTCACCGAGAAGGAGACGGCCATCCTGCGCTATCTCTACCGCGCCGGGAAAAACCCGGTGCCGCGCGAGACGCTGCTGCAGGAGGTGTGGGGCTATAATTCCGGCGTCACCACGCATACTCTGGAAACCCACATCTACCGCCTGCGCCAGAAGATCGAGCCCGATCCCTCCAATCCCACCCTTCTTGCGACCCAGGCCGGGGGCTACAAGCTCGTGCCCTGA
- a CDS encoding LysR family transcriptional regulator — protein sequence MIGNLGDLEIFARIVTAGSLSAAGREMGLSPPVVSKRVQRLEERLGARLFQRTTRKVALTEAGQGFYERVVTILASIEEAESQLARKSTEARGLLRVSAPTSFGRMHIAPNLLPLMAANPDLTIDLELSDSFVDIVGEGFDVAVRIADLDDSSLVARRLAPVHRVLCATPEYLARAGEPKHISELSDHVLIATHGQDPWKLEGPDGPVTLRVHSQLRTNSNEVVREAVLASVGIALRSTWDVGPELRSGTLKVVLPRWRASHRVGLFAVYPSRRFLPQKVRVFIDHLAALYGQGHGGIPPWDEGLSRLFEPEPVG from the coding sequence ATGATCGGCAATCTCGGCGATCTTGAAATCTTCGCGCGCATCGTCACCGCCGGCAGCCTCTCCGCCGCCGGGCGGGAGATGGGATTGTCGCCGCCGGTGGTGTCGAAGCGGGTGCAGCGGCTGGAGGAGCGGCTCGGCGCCCGGCTGTTCCAGCGCACCACCCGCAAGGTGGCCCTCACCGAGGCGGGACAGGGCTTCTACGAGCGCGTCGTGACCATCCTCGCCTCCATCGAGGAGGCGGAAAGCCAGCTTGCCCGCAAGTCCACCGAGGCGCGGGGGCTCTTGCGCGTGTCGGCGCCCACCTCCTTCGGCCGGATGCACATCGCGCCGAACCTGCTGCCGCTGATGGCGGCCAATCCAGACCTCACCATCGACCTCGAACTGTCGGACAGCTTCGTGGACATCGTGGGCGAAGGCTTCGACGTGGCGGTGCGCATCGCCGACCTCGACGATTCCAGCCTCGTCGCCCGCCGCCTCGCCCCGGTCCACCGGGTGCTGTGCGCGACGCCGGAGTATCTCGCCCGCGCCGGCGAGCCGAAGCACATCTCCGAACTCTCCGACCACGTCCTCATCGCCACCCACGGACAGGACCCGTGGAAGCTGGAGGGGCCGGACGGGCCGGTGACGCTGCGCGTGCATTCCCAGTTGCGCACCAATTCCAACGAGGTGGTGCGCGAGGCAGTGCTCGCCTCGGTGGGCATCGCGCTGCGCTCCACCTGGGACGTGGGGCCGGAACTGCGCTCCGGCACGCTGAAGGTGGTGCTGCCGCGCTGGCGCGCCTCCCACCGGGTGGGCCTGTTCGCGGTCTATCCCTCCCGCCGCTTCCTGCCACAGAAGGTGCGCGTCTTCATCGACCACCTCGCCGCCCTCTACGGCCAGGGCCACGGCGGCATCCCGCCCTGGGACGAGGGCCTCTCGCGCCTGTTCGAGCCCGAGCCGGTGGGGTGA
- a CDS encoding (Fe-S)-binding protein, with product MTAHFPPDAARPPRVGLFSTCLVDTIRPSVGFAAAKLLEDAGCEVDVPPQTCCGQPAFNSGDRATTRALAEQMIAAFESFDYVVAPSGSCAGMIKTHYPELFAGEPDWAGRVERFCAKVFELTSFLVDVRGVSAVDATYPGTVTYHDSCSGLRELGVKDQPRRLLASVEGLELEEMKDADTCCGFGGTFCVKYPDVSNAIVEKKAANIAATGASTLLAGDLGCLMNMAGKLQREGRPVRALHVAEVLAGMGDEPAIGEPAEKGAKR from the coding sequence ATGACCGCGCACTTTCCGCCCGATGCGGCGCGCCCTCCACGGGTGGGCCTGTTCTCCACCTGCCTCGTGGATACCATCCGCCCCTCGGTGGGCTTCGCCGCCGCCAAGCTGCTGGAAGACGCCGGCTGCGAGGTGGACGTGCCGCCCCAGACCTGCTGTGGCCAGCCCGCCTTCAATTCCGGCGACCGCGCCACCACCCGCGCGCTGGCGGAACAGATGATCGCGGCGTTCGAGTCCTTTGATTACGTCGTCGCCCCCTCCGGCTCCTGCGCCGGGATGATCAAGACCCATTATCCCGAGCTGTTCGCCGGCGAGCCGGACTGGGCCGGGCGGGTGGAGCGCTTCTGCGCCAAGGTGTTCGAGCTGACGTCCTTCCTCGTGGACGTGCGCGGCGTGAGTGCGGTGGATGCCACCTATCCCGGCACCGTCACCTATCACGACAGCTGCTCGGGCCTGCGCGAGCTGGGGGTGAAGGACCAGCCGCGCCGGCTCCTCGCCTCGGTGGAGGGGCTTGAGCTGGAGGAGATGAAGGACGCCGACACCTGCTGCGGCTTCGGCGGCACCTTCTGCGTGAAGTATCCCGACGTCTCCAACGCCATCGTGGAGAAGAAGGCCGCCAACATCGCCGCCACCGGCGCCAGCACGCTGCTGGCGGGCGATCTCGGCTGCCTCATGAACATGGCCGGCAAGCTCCAGCGCGAGGGGCGTCCGGTGCGCGCGCTCCATGTGGCCGAGGTGCTCGCCGGCATGGGGGATGAACCCGCCATCGGCGAACCCGCTGAAAAGGGGGCGAAGCGATGA
- a CDS encoding AzlD family protein, which yields MTVDPGTLAAILVMAAATAFNRAGGFWLMRLVPVTPRVRRVLDCLPGAVLVALLVPGAVQGAVKGDMGMLGGLAAALVVTRLTRSDLLAVVVAMAVAAGIRAFWG from the coding sequence ATGACCGTTGATCCCGGCACCCTCGCCGCCATCCTGGTGATGGCGGCCGCCACCGCCTTCAACCGCGCCGGCGGCTTCTGGCTCATGCGGCTCGTGCCGGTCACGCCCCGCGTGCGCCGCGTGCTGGACTGCCTGCCCGGCGCGGTGCTCGTCGCGCTGCTGGTGCCCGGCGCCGTGCAGGGCGCAGTCAAGGGCGACATGGGCATGCTGGGCGGCCTCGCCGCCGCCCTCGTCGTCACCCGCCTCACCCGCAGCGATCTCCTCGCCGTGGTGGTGGCCATGGCCGTGGCGGCAGGGATCAGGGCCTTCTGGGGGTGA
- a CDS encoding AzlC family ABC transporter permease, with protein sequence MTKPHPAPLTLAGVAEGARAMLPLMPGITAFGMAFGAASIPKGFSLIEATLSSAIVFAGLSQMVALEGWTQHWTAGSLLALGFLTLTVNMRHVLMGASLRPWLGTLPAWKSYPALMMMADNNWAAALRYRAEGGNDVGYFVGSGLITWFVWVLATALGHVVGGGIPDPKAVGIDLVVPAFFIAMLLPNWKGKREAVGWGVAAAVSTAVSFVLPGWWFIVIGAVAGALAGGFTDDDR encoded by the coding sequence ATGACCAAGCCCCACCCCGCACCCCTGACCCTCGCCGGCGTGGCCGAAGGCGCGCGCGCCATGCTGCCGCTGATGCCCGGTATCACCGCGTTCGGCATGGCGTTCGGCGCCGCCTCCATTCCAAAGGGCTTCTCCCTCATCGAGGCGACCCTCTCCAGCGCCATCGTGTTCGCCGGCCTGTCGCAGATGGTGGCGCTGGAGGGCTGGACCCAGCACTGGACCGCCGGCTCCCTGCTGGCACTGGGCTTTCTCACCCTCACCGTGAACATGCGCCATGTGCTGATGGGCGCCTCGCTGCGCCCCTGGCTCGGCACGCTGCCGGCGTGGAAATCCTATCCGGCGCTGATGATGATGGCCGACAACAACTGGGCCGCCGCCCTGCGCTACCGCGCCGAGGGCGGCAACGACGTGGGCTATTTCGTCGGCTCGGGCCTCATCACCTGGTTCGTGTGGGTGCTGGCCACCGCCCTCGGGCATGTGGTGGGCGGCGGCATTCCCGATCCGAAGGCGGTGGGCATCGACCTGGTGGTGCCCGCCTTCTTCATCGCCATGCTGCTCCCCAACTGGAAGGGCAAGCGCGAGGCGGTGGGCTGGGGCGTGGCGGCGGCGGTTTCCACCGCCGTGTCGTTCGTGCTGCCGGGCTGGTGGTTCATCGTGATCGGCGCCGTGGCGGGCGCGCTCGCAGGCGGGTTCACCGACGATGACCGTTGA
- a CDS encoding LutC/YkgG family protein — protein MTSSRDTVFASIRASLGVTSQEAPRRQAVADRIASHPRGVIPARGQLPEAGRLALFRDMVIGAAATIDHLPSTAEVPEAIAAYLRSRNLPMTILRGADARLAALPWERAPALDVWIGASDGRQLAGLSHAFAGVAESGSLVMLSGPDNPSTLNLLPDHHLVVVDAADVAGDYETVWDRIRARFGAGVLPRTVNWITGPSRSADIEQTLLLGAHGPRSLHVLLVGGPAAA, from the coding sequence ATGACATCTTCCCGAGATACCGTCTTCGCCTCGATCCGGGCGTCCCTCGGCGTCACGTCGCAGGAGGCGCCGCGTCGGCAGGCGGTGGCCGACCGGATCGCCTCTCATCCACGAGGTGTCATTCCGGCGCGAGGGCAGTTGCCGGAGGCCGGGCGCCTCGCCTTGTTCCGCGACATGGTGATCGGCGCGGCGGCGACCATCGATCATCTGCCCTCCACGGCCGAGGTGCCGGAGGCCATCGCCGCCTATCTGAGGTCCCGCAACCTGCCCATGACCATCCTGCGCGGCGCCGACGCGCGCCTCGCCGCTCTGCCATGGGAGCGCGCCCCGGCGCTCGACGTCTGGATCGGTGCCTCGGACGGGCGCCAGCTCGCCGGCCTCTCCCACGCCTTCGCCGGCGTCGCGGAATCCGGCTCGCTGGTCATGCTGTCCGGCCCGGACAATCCGTCCACGCTGAACCTCCTGCCCGATCATCATCTGGTGGTGGTGGACGCGGCTGACGTGGCGGGGGATTACGAGACGGTGTGGGACCGCATTCGCGCCCGCTTCGGCGCCGGCGTGCTGCCGCGCACGGTGAACTGGATCACCGGCCCGTCGCGCTCCGCCGACATCGAGCAGACCCTGCTGCTTGGTGCGCACGGCCCGCGCAGCCTGCATGTGCTGCTGGTGGGCGGACCGGCTGCGGCCTAG
- a CDS encoding thioesterase domain-containing protein: MKVGLRFVRALFAAFAALCVVLCVAPPAMAQQNRGHVYLLRGLANVFSLGMDDLAKKLNARGIPATVHEYGQWASLADAAAAESRATGNSPIIIVGHSLGADAAVEMAERLTALGTPPKLVVTFDPVGVTQVGASSGYFVNYYQSNNGYGKRLTAGAGFRGNIVNRNLNSIGGIDHFNIEKSPRLHDEVITQVRSITAPKPKPKPKPADPAATPSAPTASPGTQAAARPGAPG, from the coding sequence ATGAAAGTTGGCTTGCGCTTCGTCCGGGCGCTGTTCGCGGCGTTCGCCGCCCTTTGCGTCGTCCTCTGCGTCGCCCCGCCGGCGATGGCCCAGCAGAATCGCGGCCACGTCTACCTTCTCAGGGGGCTCGCCAACGTCTTCTCGCTGGGGATGGACGATCTCGCCAAGAAGCTGAACGCCCGCGGCATCCCTGCGACGGTGCATGAATACGGCCAGTGGGCCTCGCTCGCCGATGCCGCCGCCGCCGAGAGCCGCGCCACCGGCAATTCGCCCATCATCATCGTCGGCCATTCGCTGGGCGCCGACGCGGCGGTGGAGATGGCCGAGCGCCTGACCGCGCTGGGCACCCCGCCCAAGCTGGTGGTGACGTTCGATCCGGTGGGCGTGACGCAGGTTGGCGCGTCCTCCGGCTATTTCGTCAACTACTACCAGTCCAACAACGGCTACGGGAAGCGGCTGACGGCCGGCGCGGGCTTCCGCGGCAACATCGTCAACCGCAACCTCAATTCCATCGGCGGCATCGACCACTTCAACATCGAGAAGTCGCCGCGCCTCCACGACGAGGTGATCACCCAGGTGCGCTCCATCACCGCGCCGAAGCCCAAGCCGAAGCCCAAGCCGGCGGACCCCGCCGCCACCCCCTCCGCGCCCACCGCCTCCCCCGGCACGCAGGCCGCGGCCAGGCCCGGCGCGCCGGGCTGA
- a CDS encoding methyl-accepting chemotaxis protein → MATLGPAVDISASLNEILCLMAWSNGNARKLAGETTSASSAVAQISATIETIAQLGADAGTTAGDALRLVTSGTAKTRTAGQAMTGIAEAFGELEARLAQLNAATRSIGGFATSIGSISRQTKLLALNATIEAARAGEAGRGFAVVAAEVKALSEEASRTTDLIRDQLQALSEVVKDMMEAMGAGATRVEDGRAIVESVMTDMDGIETRVSASTDGVGRIAVMLGERRAALRDLADRLGEIARLANQNETDSATAAGLLDRADAIAGDLISRAASGAGAAAAVCRLKSDHMAWKRGLAECLAGVTRADPRTFQVRNAPFGSGFAGIHAADVKDPAVLAQLAGLGRQLAGCGEQVVAGTACGDMGGAIDAYMAMDALSAEALTAMARLAARIRPGASAAA, encoded by the coding sequence GTGGCCACGCTCGGCCCGGCCGTGGACATTTCGGCCAGTCTCAACGAGATCCTGTGCCTGATGGCCTGGTCCAACGGCAATGCGCGCAAGCTGGCCGGCGAGACCACCTCCGCTTCCTCCGCGGTGGCGCAGATCTCCGCCACCATCGAGACCATCGCCCAGCTCGGCGCCGATGCGGGAACGACGGCCGGGGATGCCCTGCGGCTCGTCACCTCCGGCACCGCCAAGACGCGCACCGCCGGGCAGGCGATGACCGGCATCGCGGAAGCCTTCGGCGAGCTGGAGGCGCGGCTCGCCCAATTGAATGCCGCGACGCGCTCCATCGGCGGCTTCGCCACGTCCATCGGCTCCATCTCGCGGCAGACCAAGCTGCTCGCGCTGAACGCAACCATCGAGGCGGCGCGGGCGGGCGAGGCCGGGCGCGGGTTCGCGGTCGTCGCGGCCGAGGTGAAGGCCCTGTCCGAGGAGGCCTCGCGCACCACCGACCTCATCCGCGATCAGCTCCAGGCCTTGTCGGAGGTGGTCAAGGACATGATGGAGGCCATGGGCGCCGGCGCCACGCGGGTGGAGGATGGCCGTGCCATCGTCGAATCGGTGATGACCGACATGGACGGCATCGAGACCCGTGTCAGCGCCTCCACCGACGGGGTGGGCCGCATCGCCGTGATGCTCGGCGAGCGGCGCGCGGCGCTGCGCGATCTCGCCGACCGGCTGGGGGAGATCGCCCGGCTCGCCAACCAGAACGAGACCGATTCCGCCACCGCCGCCGGCCTTCTCGACCGTGCCGACGCCATCGCCGGCGACCTCATCTCCCGCGCCGCGTCCGGGGCGGGCGCGGCCGCCGCGGTCTGTCGCCTGAAGTCGGACCACATGGCGTGGAAGCGCGGCCTCGCCGAGTGCCTGGCCGGGGTGACGCGGGCCGATCCGCGGACATTCCAGGTGCGCAACGCGCCCTTCGGCAGCGGCTTCGCCGGCATCCACGCGGCGGATGTGAAGGATCCGGCGGTTCTGGCCCAGCTGGCGGGGCTTGGGCGGCAGCTCGCCGGCTGCGGCGAGCAGGTCGTCGCCGGCACCGCCTGCGGCGACATGGGCGGTGCCATTGACGCCTACATGGCCATGGATGCCCTCTCCGCCGAAGCCCTCACGGCGATGGCGCGCCTTGCCGCCCGCATCCGGCCCGGCGCCTCAGCTGCGGCGTGA
- a CDS encoding Crp/Fnr family transcriptional regulator: protein MSIDRDIALLRGVATFDLLSDGAVRMLASGAEEVRLAEGDVLFRAKETSNGAYVVVSGRLKMMDERIPDAPRLLKEVTAGALVGETALIIATPRPATAVAGEETVLIRLPQEVFTRVLERYPEVTAKFRRAIARRLEGTLRALDGVRVKLEEHRQRRRR from the coding sequence GTGAGCATCGACAGGGACATCGCGCTGCTCCGGGGGGTCGCCACCTTCGACCTGCTCAGCGACGGCGCCGTGCGCATGCTCGCCTCGGGTGCCGAGGAGGTGCGGCTCGCCGAAGGCGACGTGCTGTTCCGCGCCAAGGAGACCTCCAACGGCGCCTATGTGGTGGTGTCCGGCCGGCTGAAGATGATGGACGAGCGCATCCCCGACGCCCCGCGCCTGCTGAAGGAAGTCACCGCCGGCGCCCTCGTCGGCGAGACCGCCCTCATCATCGCCACCCCGCGCCCGGCCACCGCCGTGGCCGGCGAGGAGACGGTGCTGATCCGCCTGCCGCAGGAGGTGTTCACGCGCGTGCTGGAGCGCTATCCCGAGGTCACCGCCAAGTTCCGCCGCGCCATCGCCCGCCGGCTGGAAGGCACGCTGCGCGCCCTCGACGGCGTGCGGGTGAAGCTGGAAGAGCACCGCCAGCGCCGCCGGCGCTGA
- a CDS encoding L,D-transpeptidase family protein — protein MKQANPVGISRIAVRRRPGTRHLGILRAGGLNIPVALGRSGIGFDKAEGDGRTPAGRWRILALLYRPDHGPRPVTRLAARPIRPDDGWCDDRADRRYNHPVTLPLGGARNVSHETMWRDDALYDLVLVIDHNQRPRIAGRGSAVFVHLARPGFRPTEGCVALRRGDMKRLLARLRPGAVIDIR, from the coding sequence ATGAAGCAGGCTAATCCTGTGGGCATCTCCCGCATCGCCGTCCGCCGCCGCCCCGGCACGCGACATCTGGGGATATTGCGGGCGGGCGGGCTCAATATTCCGGTGGCGCTGGGGCGCTCCGGCATTGGCTTCGACAAGGCCGAGGGCGACGGGCGCACCCCCGCCGGCCGCTGGCGAATCCTCGCGTTGCTCTACCGGCCCGACCACGGCCCGCGCCCGGTGACGCGCCTTGCCGCCCGCCCCATCCGCCCGGATGACGGCTGGTGCGACGACCGGGCGGACCGGCGCTACAACCACCCGGTCACGCTTCCGCTCGGCGGGGCGCGCAACGTGTCCCACGAGACCATGTGGCGCGACGATGCGCTCTACGATCTGGTGCTGGTGATCGATCACAACCAGCGTCCCCGCATCGCCGGGCGCGGCTCGGCGGTGTTCGTGCATCTCGCCCGGCCGGGCTTCAGGCCCACAGAGGGCTGCGTCGCGCTGAGGCGCGGAGACATGAAGCGCCTGCTGGCGCGGCTCAGGCCGGGGGCGGTCATCGATATCAGGTGA
- a CDS encoding FAD-linked oxidase C-terminal domain-containing protein, whose amino-acid sequence MTGTTPGLRLPEADARVLARREDIIAALRAIVPGEGVISHEREMRPYESDGLTAYRQLPLVVVLPSTTEQVAAVLKYCHDNEIRVVPRGSGTSLSGGALPLQDAVLLGLGKFNRILDIDTANRACVVQPGVTNLGISKAVDHLGFYYAPDPSSQIACSIGGNVGENSGGVHCLKYGLTTNNVLGVEMVLITGEIVRLGGKHLDAGGLDLLSVIIGSEGLLGVVTEVTVRLLKKPDTARALLVGFPTSEDAGECVARIIGGGIIPAAIEMMDRDAIAAAEAFVNVGYPLDVEALLIVELDGPEAECAHLLEEVTRVAEGCNSVTLRVSTSEAERLGFWAGRKAAFPAVGRLSPDYLCMDGTIPRRQLPYVLSRMRELSAQYDLRVANVFHAGDGNLHPLILYDANAPGQLEAAENFGADILRLCVEVGGVLTGEHGVGVEKRDLMPTMFNEVDLAQQLRLKCAFDDKSLLNPGKVFPTLHRCAEMGRMHVSGGALPFPDLPRF is encoded by the coding sequence ATGACGGGAACCACTCCGGGCCTCAGGCTGCCGGAAGCGGATGCTCGGGTGCTCGCCCGACGGGAGGACATCATCGCCGCGCTCCGGGCCATCGTGCCCGGCGAGGGCGTCATTTCCCACGAACGGGAGATGCGGCCTTACGAATCCGACGGCCTCACCGCCTATCGCCAACTGCCCCTCGTGGTGGTGCTGCCGTCGACGACGGAGCAGGTGGCCGCCGTCCTTAAATATTGCCATGACAACGAGATCCGCGTGGTGCCGCGCGGCTCGGGAACCTCGCTCTCGGGCGGTGCGCTGCCGCTTCAGGACGCGGTGCTGCTGGGCCTCGGCAAGTTCAACCGCATCCTCGACATCGACACCGCCAACCGCGCCTGCGTGGTGCAGCCGGGGGTGACCAACCTCGGCATCTCCAAGGCGGTGGACCATCTGGGCTTCTATTACGCCCCCGACCCCTCCTCACAGATCGCCTGTTCCATCGGCGGCAATGTGGGGGAGAATTCCGGCGGCGTGCACTGCCTGAAATACGGGCTGACCACCAACAACGTGCTGGGCGTCGAGATGGTGCTCATCACCGGCGAGATCGTGCGCCTCGGCGGCAAGCACCTCGATGCCGGCGGGCTTGACCTTCTCTCCGTCATCATCGGCTCGGAAGGGCTGCTGGGGGTGGTGACGGAAGTCACCGTGCGCCTCCTCAAGAAGCCGGACACCGCCCGCGCGCTCCTCGTCGGCTTCCCCACCTCCGAGGATGCCGGCGAGTGCGTCGCGCGGATCATCGGCGGCGGCATCATCCCGGCCGCCATCGAGATGATGGACCGCGACGCCATCGCCGCCGCCGAGGCCTTCGTGAATGTCGGCTATCCGCTGGATGTGGAGGCCCTGCTCATCGTCGAGCTGGACGGGCCGGAGGCGGAATGCGCCCACCTGCTGGAGGAGGTGACGCGCGTCGCCGAGGGCTGCAATTCGGTGACGCTGCGCGTCTCCACCAGCGAGGCCGAGCGCCTCGGGTTCTGGGCCGGGCGCAAGGCCGCCTTCCCGGCGGTGGGGCGCCTCTCGCCGGATTATCTCTGCATGGACGGCACCATTCCCCGCCGCCAATTGCCCTATGTACTGTCGCGCATGCGCGAGCTTTCCGCGCAATACGATTTGCGCGTCGCCAACGTCTTTCACGCGGGCGACGGCAACCTCCACCCGCTGATCCTCTATGACGCGAACGCGCCGGGACAGCTCGAAGCGGCGGAGAATTTCGGCGCCGACATCCTGCGGCTGTGCGTGGAGGTGGGCGGCGTGCTCACCGGCGAGCACGGCGTGGGCGTGGAGAAGCGCGACCTGATGCCGACCATGTTCAACGAGGTCGATCTCGCCCAGCAGCTGCGGCTGAAATGCGCCTTCGACGACAAGAGCCTGCTCAACCCCGGCAAGGTGTTCCCGACCCTGCACCGCTGCGCCGAAATGGGCCGCATGCATGTGTCGGGCGGCGCGCTGCCCTTCCCGGACCTGCCGCGCTTCTGA
- a CDS encoding LutB/LldF family L-lactate oxidation iron-sulfur protein: MSVEITTPRFKANAKAALADLPLQGALSKVGPGFIGKRAVAAEKLPEFDALRDSARDIKNHTLAHLDLYLERFEAKAKEAGGHVHFAVDAADARAIVTDICKRLGAKTVTKGKSMISEEIGLNDHLAAAGIQPVETDLGEYLIQIRGEAPSHIIAPAIHLNKDQVEADFRRVHAHLPPERDLSEPTALLAEARGELRQKFLAADVGITGANFLVAETGTSIIVTNEGNGDLTQTLPKAHIVLASLEKLVPTLEDVSQILRVLARSATGQDMSVYTTFSTGPRRPGDPDGPGEYHVVILDNGRSAMLGGQLREVLRCIRCGACMNHCPVYHAVGGHAYGWVYPGPIGSVLTPALIGIEKGRNLPNASTFCGRCEEVCPMRIPLPKLMRHWREKEFERHLTPATQRFGLSVWGFFARRGWLYRPATRLAMGALSLLGRTKGRFASLPLAGGWTQHRDFPAPQGGTFQAQWRARQAGRRAARTQGAGR, from the coding sequence ATGAGCGTCGAGATCACCACCCCCCGCTTCAAGGCCAATGCGAAGGCGGCTCTGGCGGACCTTCCGCTGCAGGGCGCGCTCTCCAAGGTCGGTCCCGGCTTCATCGGCAAGCGCGCGGTGGCGGCCGAGAAGCTGCCCGAGTTCGACGCGCTCAGGGATTCCGCGCGCGACATCAAGAACCACACGCTGGCACACCTCGACCTTTATCTTGAGCGGTTCGAGGCCAAGGCGAAGGAGGCCGGCGGCCATGTGCATTTCGCTGTGGATGCGGCGGACGCGCGGGCCATCGTCACCGACATCTGCAAGCGCCTCGGCGCGAAGACCGTGACCAAGGGCAAGAGCATGATCTCGGAAGAGATCGGCCTCAACGACCATCTGGCCGCCGCTGGCATCCAGCCGGTGGAGACGGATCTCGGCGAATATCTCATCCAGATCCGCGGCGAGGCGCCCTCCCACATCATCGCGCCGGCCATCCACCTCAACAAGGATCAGGTGGAAGCCGACTTCCGCCGCGTCCACGCCCACCTGCCGCCGGAGCGCGACCTCTCCGAGCCCACCGCGCTGCTCGCCGAGGCGCGGGGCGAACTGCGCCAGAAATTCCTCGCGGCGGACGTGGGCATCACCGGCGCCAATTTCCTGGTGGCGGAAACGGGCACGTCCATCATCGTCACCAACGAGGGCAATGGGGACCTCACCCAGACCCTGCCCAAGGCGCATATCGTGCTCGCCTCGCTGGAAAAGCTGGTGCCGACGCTGGAGGACGTGAGCCAGATCCTGCGCGTGCTGGCCCGCTCGGCCACCGGGCAGGACATGAGCGTCTACACCACCTTCTCCACCGGCCCCCGCCGCCCCGGCGATCCGGACGGGCCGGGGGAATATCACGTGGTGATCCTCGACAATGGCCGCTCCGCCATGCTGGGCGGGCAATTGCGCGAGGTGCTGCGCTGCATCCGCTGCGGCGCCTGCATGAACCATTGCCCGGTCTATCACGCGGTGGGCGGGCATGCGTATGGCTGGGTCTATCCCGGCCCCATCGGCTCGGTGCTCACCCCGGCGCTGATCGGCATCGAGAAGGGGCGCAATTTGCCCAATGCCTCCACCTTCTGCGGCCGCTGCGAGGAGGTGTGCCCCATGCGCATCCCCCTGCCCAAGCTGATGCGGCACTGGCGGGAGAAGGAATTCGAGCGCCACCTGACCCCGGCCACCCAGCGCTTCGGCCTTTCCGTGTGGGGCTTCTTCGCCCGGCGCGGCTGGCTCTACCGGCCGGCGACGCGCCTCGCCATGGGCGCGCTCTCGCTGTTGGGACGCACAAAGGGGCGCTTCGCCTCCCTGCCGCTCGCCGGCGGGTGGACGCAGCACCGCGATTTCCCGGCGCCGCAGGGCGGAACCTTCCAGGCCCAATGGCGTGCCCGGCAGGCCGGGCGGCGCGCGGCGCGGACGCAGGGAGCCGGCCGATGA